ACTACATGGTTTTGTCTGAAACAACTAGTGTCAATAGCTGCAGAGAATCTTGACTTATAGTTAAGTTTGTTCTACAGCTGCTTTGAAGTAGAGGCATAATTATTCTGCCACAAACTTAATAGCCATGGTGTTTGTGCTTTTTGGATAATTTACTCTCCCGAAGTGCAATCCCagacacatttactcagaagtgtaTCTCCACTGAGTTTAGTGGGACTAACACTCAGGAGCTGCCAGCAACTGAGTAGCCTCTATTGAGAAGGCTGTCTTAATCACTGCCCCTCCATTGTGTTACTGAATATATAATGCAATTGGGTTTTCCTAACAAATTATGGGATAGAGCTGTAAGTCAGCTTGGACTACAGAGGTGAGGATTGCCAGGGATGCATGCTAATGACATTGTCTGCCAAGGAGCTTTACGTGATTAGTGAAGTACTCTGGCTAATGCATCAGTTAAACCTCCTGGAATCTTCAGTGCTTGGCTTCTAGGTTCCTGGTACtcctgaccaaaaaaaaaaaaaaaagcttccttactGCCAAGCTTCAGAACTTGTCCACAACTATCCCTGTAACTCCCTTTTTATGTTCCTCATGGGAAATAATGGTTGAGTTGTCAATGGAACAAAAAAAGCCTATCTGAACTCAAAACGGCTTATTAGAACAAACCTTTTATGGTGCTAGGACTTGGTCTGTGTAAAAGGTTTGCCTTAATGAATTTTTGAACTTTGACCACTAGAAAAGAATGAGCATATGGTAGTTGAAGTCTGGATGATTGATTGATGTCAAAGTCTGGATCAAACCGAAGGCATAGGATGGGAGCCCAAGTAAAACAAGCTAGCAGCTGTACATTGCTTTGTGTAAAATGTCTCTTGTGTTTCAGCAACTATTCAGTGTGATCACTTACCATTCTTGGTGTTTCTTTTTGTGCCCTTGCAGAGCATTATAAACATCACTGGTTCCCTGAGAAACCCTTCAAAGGTTCTGGCTATCGCTGCATCCGTatcaaccataaaatggaccctATCATCAACAAGGCAGCTAGCCAGATTGGACTCAACCTCCAGCAGCTATATCAGCTCCTGCCCAGTGAACTCACACTCTGGGTGGACCCTTATGAGGTATCCTACCGGATTGGTGAGGATGGATCCATCTGTGTTCTATATGAAGCACCTGCAGCACCTGTGAGCTCCTATGGGATGCTCACCTGCAAAAATCAGATGATGCTGGGGCGCACCAGCCCTTCCAAAAGCTACATGATGACAGTCTCCAGCTAAGCACTCCCCGTTGTCCTTACACTGCCAAGACATGGGCTACTGTATACCTCACCTGaggatgtatttttttaaaaaatgaagagctatttatattttttttaaagagaaaatccaAAATCAAATAGTAGGCACCACTCTTCCGTGGAGTGGTGTTGAGGTGCCTTTTTAAAAGCTGTTGCAAGCTTGCgagtctattaaaaaaaaagccagtaTCTACCTAATTGGTGTTGGATGACAATTCTGGAGGGTTGACCTACCTACCTGGGAAATGCAGGGTTGAAaacaaaagggggtggggcagggccgAGCACTTTTCAGCAGTGACTAACTATGGGGTAAGTGCTACAACAACTGTGAATCTAAAGGCCAGGATGGTAGTACTTAAGTCATGAATCCTACATGTTGAGATCGGGGTGACATGGCCTCATTCTAGCTGTGACAGTTTTCCTTCAAAgtccattcatttttattaaactGATATACAAGTTCTGCTTCACCACCAGCTTCACCCACTATCCCAATCTGAGCAATTCCTTCTGCTTTTTCATGGCTTAAAAGCATTTTACTAAAACACAGTCTCAATGATAGCCACTTTCTTTGCTCTATTGGGTGTTGAGTTTAAGTGCCAGCCCATCTTTTTGCACAAAATGTGATTTCTTTCTGCACCGCATCCTGTACCTCATGCTCATGCAAAATTCCAGTTGGCACCCAAATGTGTGGTTTCTAAAATCATAAGGAGATTTGCTTGGGGAGGAGAACCAGGATCTGTGCTGCATCACTGGTTGGTTACTCTAGCAGTCAACTCCCATAAAACAAAAAAGTGCAATGGCAATGGCCAGGCCAATGTGAACTAACCTACCTACTGGGAGATGGCCTTGATCAGGGTTTTATCTGTTCTGATGCCTTTATCTTGACCTTGTAAAATTACTGACTATGCTGCCAATAACTGCTGAGACGTGATTTCAAAACCAGGGCacttaactttttttctttttctaaagacCAACATCTTCAGAGCACAAGGTGTGCTTGGTTTTCTCTTACTTTGAAGGGATGACTGCTTTGCCATCCCCAGAGcttttcctcctctgccttttGTGAATTGAGTTCTCAAGACACTGTGCAATATATTTTCCTAAAATTTGGGCactctggaggaggagaggcttctGAGGGAGAGTTTTCTGTTCTCGAAGCAGCTGTTAACTTTTCAAACCCTTTTCTCACACAACTCTTAAGATGTTTTGTGCTCGAGTGTCTGAATGTTTGAACAGGGAAATCTCAGCACCACAGTGGCATACCATTGAAGGGGTATGATGGCCTTTTTGTACAGAatagtttttgggttttttttaagaccACCTTTCTAAAAAGCTGGAACCTGCCAGGAAGTTCTCCTGGGCAACCTCTATTGAGATGGACAGACGTTTAACAAGGGTGTCAACTACACATTTCCTGTTCACTTCAGTAGGGTTTGCATGGGGGAAACTTCTTTGCACCCCAAATTTTCTAGCTTGTAAAACTTGCAGGTGCATCAGCCCATCTGTGAAATCGTTAATTTCTTCAAGCTCAATACGTGAAGCTTCTAGTGTTTGAGCACCAGACCCTCCAGTCAATAAATACAAAGGTTGTAAAGCACTAAGGGTCCCCTATAAGCTTAAAAGATGTGCTGCCGCTCCGTTAGCATACTTGTGCAATATTTGGTAGCATGACAAGGGGAACACTTTCTGCACTGTAGCTTTCCCCCCCTCTGAGGAAAGATTCTGTTCAAAGTCTACCTGGGAGGTTTGTTCCTTATCTGGTGCATTGAAAACATGATACGAGTGGGAACTGTAACATGTccaggaaaaaattaaaaagtttgtTTTGCTACACTCCCTGCCTCTACATGGAATTTCCCTAATGCCAGTACTTCTTTGGCTTGCCAGGTTGGCACGAGCAATGCAACTCTGTTTAAATGTATCTTAGTAGTTCCCCTTATTCCTTCTTTACCAACGAAGGGTGCTtgtttcccacccctccccaacaTCTTTGAAGGATTGATTGGGGGAACAGAAAAGGTTACCAAATATCATGCtattgtaccaggcatggaatcTAGTATtaagattttttgttgttgttagcattAAGCCAACCAAATTTGGCCAAAATCTGTTTTGTAACGTGCATGTAAAAGCTGTGAATTGATGTATGCTCTTTGTTGCCTTCTGACTACAAGCCTGACACAAACTGTTGCAGTGCTGACTAGCTGTGATTTAGGAACAGCTTatgggtgtgagtgtgtgtgccctttcctttcttctcaaaaatgtttgcaaaacttGAGCTGGACTGTTGAGCGGGACCTACTTTTCATAATTGGTGAAAATAATATAAAGTTTGTAAGCTattttgtgttggggggggaggaatgattATTGTACAATAGTGTTTTTATATGCAAAATGTACAGATATATTGCAAAATGTACACTTTTGTTACTTTAATAAAAATGTAGCAATTTAAATACGTTGCTGGAAATTATCCGAGACACTGGCTCATTCTTTGCAATAAGGGGTCCAACCTATCTGGCTCTTAAATAAAGAGCATTGCAACAATGCTGTTCCTATTCAGAGAAGGCCCATTGTAGTCAACAGGCatgaccaggcattcccaaacttcggccctccagatgttttggactacaattcccatcttccccaaccactggtcctgttagctagggatcatgggagttgtaggccaaaacatctggagggccgcagt
The genomic region above belongs to Zootoca vivipara chromosome 7, rZooViv1.1, whole genome shotgun sequence and contains:
- the BTG2 gene encoding protein BTG2, which translates into the protein MSQIQRWNGSCVSNCSRADMVPEIAAAVGFVSSLLRTRGCVSEQQLQVFSGALESALTEHYKHHWFPEKPFKGSGYRCIRINHKMDPIINKAASQIGLNLQQLYQLLPSELTLWVDPYEVSYRIGEDGSICVLYEAPAAPVSSYGMLTCKNQMMLGRTSPSKSYMMTVSS